In a single window of the Rhodamnia argentea isolate NSW1041297 chromosome 2, ASM2092103v1, whole genome shotgun sequence genome:
- the LOC115749801 gene encoding probable pectin methyltransferase QUA2, whose amino-acid sequence MSRPLHRGSSGARISGGGSQDLWDSQMKDRSEKEDLSKRDSSDLSYPPLKFPSQLLSSNSPAKFTNLENGFASDPCSASSPRKRHHLIMLALRSSLFLIVILAVTGSLWWTISISTSSRGHINQHYKDLHARVLSDLWDIGELSLGPTKLRELEACPDEFENYVPCYNVSENVALGYSDGNEFERHCGHSVKQHCLVVPPTNYKIPLRWPTGKDIIWVANVKITAQQVLSSGSLTKRMMMLEEEQISFRSASLMFDGVEDYAQQIAKMIGLSNEYELTKAGVRTILDIGCGYGSFGAHLFSKQLLTMCIAHHETSGSQVQLTLERGLPAMISSFNSTQLPYPALSFDMLHCLRCGIDWDQKDGKYLLEADRVLKPGGYFVWTSPITNAHGNSRIKVHKKRWKFIHDFAESLCWELLSQQDETVVWKKTSKTSCYGSRNPGLGPPICSKAQDVESPSNRPLQGCIGGIRSKRWIPIEEKTTWPSRANLNVTELKLYGLHPEDLSEDIDNWRAAVREYWSLLSPLIFSDHPKRPGDEDPSPPYNMVRNVLDMNAHFGGFNAALLEAGKFVWVMNVVPTGAPNYLSMILDRGLVGVRHDWCEGFPTYPRTYDMVHASGLLSLENNQNRRCSMLDLFAEIDRILRPEGWVIIRDTAAFIDSARALSTRFKWDARVIGVESNTDERLLICQKPFLKKPSS is encoded by the exons ATGTCGAGGCCACTGCATAGAGGAAGTTCCGGGGCGCGGATCTCCGGTGGTGGCAGCCAGGATTTGTGGGATTCTCAGATGAAGGACAGAAGTGAAAAGGAAGATTTGAGTAAAAGAGATTCTTCTGACCTGAGCTATCCACCGCTGAAGTTCCCGTCTCAGTTACTTTCGAGTAACTCCCCTGCTAAGTTCACTAATCTTGAGAATGGCTTTGCATCCGATCCCTGCTCTGCCAGTAGTCCTAGGAAGCGACACCACTTGATAATGCTTGCTCTGAGATCCAGTCTTTTCCTGATCGTAATTCTTGCTGTTACTGGATCGCTTTGGTGGACAATATCCATTTCGACCTCTTCCAGAGGCCACATAAACCAGCACTACAAGGATCTCCACGCTCGAGTTCTTTCGGATTTGTGGGACATAGGGGAGCTCTCTCTTGGGCCGACAAAGTTGAGAGAATTGGAAGCTTGTCCTGATGAGTTTGAGAATTACGTGCCATGCTATAATGTTTCAGAAAATGTTGCTCTGGGCTATTCAGATGGTAATGAGTTTGAGCGACATTGTGGGCATTCTGTCAAACAACATTGTTTGGTTGTTCCACCTACAAATTACAAAATCCCTTTGAGGTGGCCCACTGGGAAAGATATTATCTGGGTTGCAAATGTTAAAATTACTGCCCAGCAGGTACTCTCTTCGGGGAGCTTGACCAAGAG GATGATGATGCTGGAGGAAGAGCAGATTTCTTTCCGTTCAGCTTCTCTTATGTTTGATGGCGTGGAAGACTATGCTCAGCAAATAGCGAAAATGATTGGTCTTAGCAATGAATATGAACTTACAAAAGCTGGG GTTAGAACAATCTTGGATATAGGATGTGGTTATGGTAGTTTTGGTGCCCATCTCTTCTCCAAACAACTCTTGACTATGTGCATCGCACACCATGAGACTTCTGGAAGTCAGGTTCAACTGACCCTTGAAAGGGGTCTTCCAGCAATGATCAGTTCATTTAACTCAACCCAGTTGCCCTACCCTGCTCTTTCATTTGACATGCTGCATTGCTTGAGATGTGGGATTGATTGGGACCAAAAAG ATGGGAAGTATCTGTTGGAAGCAGATCGAGTTCTTAAACCTGGTGGGTATTTTGTCTGGACTTCCCCGATTACAAATGCTCATGGGAATAGTCGTATTAAAGTACATAAGAAACGGTGGAAGTTCATTCACGATTTTGCTGAAAGCCTGTGCTGGGAGTTGTTGTCACAACAAGATGAAACTGTTGTATGGAAAAAGACTAGCAAAACAAGTTGTTATGGTTCCAG GAACCCTGGTTTGGGCCCTCCAATCTGCAGTAAAGCCCAAGATGTTGAATCTCCTTCCAACCGTCCTCTTCAAGGGTGCATTGGAGGAATAAGAAGCAAGCGATGGATCCCTATAGAAGAAAAGACAACTTGGCCTTCTAGGGCTAATTTGAATGTGACTGAACTTAAGCTTTATG GTCTGCATCCAGAAGATTTAAGCGAGGACATAGACAACTGGAGAGCAGCTGTCCGTGAATATTGGTCTCTCCTGTCGCCATTGATATTCTCGGATCATCCTAAAAGGCCTGGAGATGAAGATCCCTCGCCACCGTATAACATGGTTCGCAATGTACTAGACATGAATGCTCATTTTGGTGGTTTTAATGCAGCATTGCTTGAAGCGGGAAAATTTGTGTGGGTAATGAATGTGGTCCCAACTGGTGCTCCCAACTACCTGTCAATGATTCTTGACAGAGGTCTTGTTGGTGTGCGGCATGATTG GTGTGAAGGATTTCCAACATACCCCAGAACCTATGATATGGTTCATGCATCAGGACTTCTCTCCCTTGAAAATAACCAGAATCGCAGATGCTCAATGCTTGATCTTTTTGCTGAGATTGACCGAATACTTCGTCCAGAG GGTTGGGTGATAATTCGCGATACAGCTGCCTTTATTGATTCGGCGAGAGCTCTGTCCACTCGATTCAAGTGGGATGCACGAGTTATAGGAGTAGAGAGCAACACTGATGAGAGACTCCTCATCTGCCAGAAACCATTTTTGAAGAAGCCATCGAGCTAG
- the LOC115749802 gene encoding protein WHAT'S THIS FACTOR 1 homolog, chloroplastic, whose product MAWRVIFFFKNPEPKTSPFRNPSLCNLLASPFSTSFLKTKLPKSLRKKRKKEDSPRTKLVQTVPNRIPRLESIVERDSHFRFLARSKDFLAKQPERVLRLDDAGKLHRELGFPRGRKVVRSIQRHPLLFEVYRHIDNKMWFGFTDLMEELLEEERRIADSMEIDRVNKVRKLLMMSANKRIALSKIYHCRSLFGIPEDFRDRVLNYPDYFRVVVDDDGRRVLELVNWDPHLAVSELEREFVVDEDGVKKAFRFPVKHNRDLDLDADDTGKLNLLNTLPLVSPYSDGASLDLWTLEAEKYRVGVLHEFLSLTMEKRASIHHIVEFKEEFSLTKHTYQMLLKQPRTFYLAGTEMNWVVFLKDAYDESGVLIRKDPQVLFNEKLYKYAGMNSVEPGMRI is encoded by the coding sequence ATGGCTTGGcgcgtcatcttcttcttcaaaaacCCGGAGCCCAAGACCTCCCCATTCCGAAACCCTAGTCTCTGCAATCTCCTCGCTTCCCCATTCTCCACCTCCTTCCTCAAGACCAAGCTCCCCAAATCCCTCCGCAAGAAGCGCAAGAAGGAAGACTCCCCTCGGACCAAGCTCGTCCAGACCGTCCCCAATCGCATCCCACGCTTGGAGTCCATCGTCGAGCGGGACTCCCACTTCCGATTCCTCGCCCGGTCCAAGGACTTCCTCGCCAAGCAGCCCGAGCGCGTCCTCCGCCTCGACGACGCCGGCAAGCTCCACCGCGAGCTCGGATTCCCCCGCGGCCGCAAGGTCGTCCGCTCCATCCAGCGCCACCCTCTCCTGTTCGAGGTCTACCGCCACATCGACAACAAGATGTGGTTCGGCTTCACCGACCTCATGGAGGAGCTGCTCGAGGAGGAGAGGCGGATAGCGGACTCGATGGAAATCGATCGGGTCAACAAGGTGCGTAAGCTTCTCATGATGTCTGCTAATAAGCGAATTGCGCTGAGTAAGATTTATCACTGTCGGTCCCTGTTTGGGATTCCTGAGGATTTTAGGGATAGGGTTTTGAACTATCCGGATTACTTTAGGGTGGTTGTGGACGACGATGGGAGAAGAGTGCTTGAGCTGGTGAATTGGGACCCGCATTTGGCGGTGAGTGAGCTCGAGAGGGAGTTCGTGGTTGATGAAGATGGAGTGAAGAAGGCTTTTCGATTCCCTGTGAAGCATAACAGGGATTTGGATCTGGACGCGGACGACACGGGGAAGCTTAATCTGTTGAACACGCTCCCGCTCGTTTCGCCTTACTCGGATGGGGCGAGCTTGGATTTGTGGACTCTGGAGGCGGAGAAATATAGGGTCGGTGTGTTGCACGAGTTCTTGAGCTTGACTATGGAGAAGAGGGCGTCTATACACCATATCGTCGAGTTCAAGGAGGAGTTTAGCTTGACCAAGCATACTTACCAGATGCTCTTGAAGCAGCCCAGGACCTTTTATCTGGCGGGAACGGAGATGAACTGGGTGGTTTTCCTGAAGGATGCTTATGATGAGAGCGGTGTTCTGATCAGGAAAGACCCGCAGGTGTTGTTCAATGAGAAGTTATATAAGTATGCTGGAATGAATAGTGTGGAACCTGGGATGAGGATATAG
- the LOC115749803 gene encoding 5'-adenylylsulfate reductase-like 4 has translation MRVWVVMLIAWVAVSDPVEGSPTSAVCEKESLAGSIVGFGDSRCSLDGRSDSFNFVGVTEGDELSLLRALSMVHKNSEEYVAELFYASWCPFSRVIRPRFALLSSLYPSIAHFAIEESSVRPSILSKYGVHGFPMLFLLNSTLIVSYHGPRTLDSLVTFYGVVTGMKPLTSEWSSLEEMRTLSNYEKHDTTEPESCPFWWARSPENMLRHETYLALATAFVLLRLLYFLYPTLATCVRWAWRRHIQNMGLLSLLGHFLAYLKRATQLSQSIKEPRKRSNLQEGARNAGVWASKSLATVSIGDASTSRSH, from the exons ATGAGGGTTTGGGTGGTGATGTTGATTGCGTGGGTTGCCGTTTCGGATCCGGTCGAAGGCTCGCCGACCAGCGCTGTTTGCGAGAAGGAGTCGCTTGCGGGATCGATCGTAGGGTTTGGGGATTCTCGCTGTTCGTTGGATGGTCGGAGTGACTCTTTCAACTTCGTTGGCGTCACCGAG GGTGACGAGCTTTCACTGCTAAGGGCACTGAGTATGGTCCACAAGAATAGCGAGGAGTACGTAGCTGAGCTTTTCTATGCATCATGGTGTCCTTTCTCAAGGGTGATCAGACCACGTTTTGCCCTCCTATCCTCTTTGTATCCCTCCATTGCTCATTTTGCAATTGAAGAATCATCTGTACGCCCAAG CATCCTCTCAAAATATGGTGTCCATGGGTTCCCGATGCTTTTCCTATTGAATTCCACACTTATTGTATCCTACCATGGCCCTCGGACCCTTGATTCTCTTGTGACTTTCTACGGTGTTGTCACTG GTATGAAGCCTTTGACCTCGGAGTGGTCATCATTGGAGGAAATGAGAACCCTATCAAATTATGAGAAGCATGATACCACCGAGCCGGAAAGCTGCCCATTCTGGTGGGCAAGATCACCTGAGAATATGCTCAGGCATGAAACATATCTGGCTTTGGCGACCGCGTTTGTGCTCTTGAGATTGCTGTACTTCCTCTATCCAACTCTCGCCACATGCGTTCGGTGGGCATGGAGAAGGCACATCCAAAATATGGGTTTGCTGAGCTTGTTAGGCCATTTCCTGGCTTATCTTAAGCGGGCCACGCAGCTATCACAGTCTATTAAAGAACCACGCAAGAGAAGCAATTTACAGGAAGGAGCGAGGAATGCTGGTGTTTGGGCTTCCAAATCCCTTGCTACCGTTTCGATCGGGGATGCAAGCACGAGCAGGAGTCATTGA
- the LOC115749831 gene encoding melanoma-associated antigen 8, giving the protein MAIAGYDQSQFDISKEEKDKLVGEVIRYVLFKTHQNSGCPIKREELTQLVTKNYRNRNLPALVINEASEKLSSIFGYKMRELQKLRPLANQARSSQSSSSDSRSYILMSQLPAELYGRYVEDINTAHLSGFTFVVISIVHLAGGKIPEDNLWHHLRQLGLHESDENHPEFGNVKQTLEALVQQRYLQKDKVTGPEGSTLLYELAERALDARIIEKIKENISQVVKKDVTYEDAE; this is encoded by the exons ATGGCCATTGCTGGATATGATCAGTCTCAGTTCGACATTTCTAAGGAG GAGAAGGACAAACTTGTGGGAGAAGTGATACGTTATGTGTTGTTCAAGACTCACCAAAACTCGGGGTGTCCAATCAAGAGAGAGGAGCTCACTCAGTTGGTCACTAAGAATTACCGAAACCGTAACCTTCCGGCGCTTGTCATCAACGAGGCCAGCGAGAAGCTCTCGAGCATTTTTGGGTATAAGATGAGGGAGCTCCAGAAATTGCGCCCTTTGGCTAACCAGGCTCGGTCTTCTCAATCAA gttcaTCAGACAGCAGATCCTATATCCTCATGAGTCAGCTACCTGCTGAATTATATGGGAGGTATGTGGAGGACATAAATACGGCCCATCTGTCTGGTTTTACTTTTGTGGTGATAAGTATCGTGCATCTTGCTGGAGGCAAAATCCCAGAAG ATAATTTATGGCACCATTTGAGACAGTTAGGATTGCATGAAAGCGATGAAAACCACCCAGAATTCGGAAATGTCAAGCAGACATTGGAAGCTTTAGTCCAGCAAAG ATATTTGCAGAAAGACAAAGTTACTGGTCCAGAAGGTAGCACGTTATTGTACGAGCTTGCTGAGAGAGCATTAGATGCAAGAATCATTGAGAAGATCAAAGAAAACATATCACAG GTTGTGAAGAAAGATGTCACTTATGAAGACGCGGAGTAG
- the LOC115749830 gene encoding 14-3-3 protein 7 — protein MEREREQQVYSARLAEQAERYDEMVESMKQVAKLDVELTVEERNLLSVGYKNVIGARRASWRILSSIEQKEEAKGNEQNVKRIKDYRQRVEDELIKICNDILSVIDKHLIPSSSSGESTVFYYKMKGDYYRYLAEFRAADDRKEAADQSLKAYEAATSTASTDLPPTHPIRLGLALNFSVFYYEIMNSPERACHLAKQAFDEAIAELDSLNEESYKDSTLIMQLLRDNLTLWTSDLPEEGGEQSKVDEPRAES, from the exons atggagagagaaagagagcagcAGGTTTACTCGGCGAGGCTCGCAGAGCAAGCCGAGCGATACGACG AGATGGTTGAGTCAATGAAGCAAGTGGCTAAGCTAGATGTGGAACTGACTGTTGAGGAGAGAAATCTGTTATCTGTTGGGTACAAGAATGTAATTGGGGCCAGAAGGGCATCATGGCGGATTTTATCTTCCATTGAACAGAAGGAGGAGGCCAAGGGTAACGAGCAGAATGTGAAGAGGATAAAGGACTACAGGCAAAGGGTTGAAGATGAGCTCATAAAGATCTGCAATGACATACTCTCAGTCATTGATAAGCATCTTATCCCATCCTCCTCAAGTGGAGAATCAACTGTTTTCTACTATAAGAT GAAAGGTGATTATTATCGTTACCTTGCTGAATTCAGGGCTGCTGATGACCGCAAAGAAGCTGCTGATCAGTCACTTAAGGCATATGAG GCTGCCACTTCCACTGCTTCAACAGATTTGCCTCCAACTCACCCTATCAGACTTGGACTGGCTTTGAATTTCTCCGTCTTCTATTATGAGATCATGAACTCGCCAGAAAG GGCATGTCATCTGGCCAAGCAAGCTTTTGATGAGGCTATTGCAGAACTCGATAGCCTCAATGAAGAGTCCTATAAGGACAGCACTCTCATTATGCAGCTTCTTAGGGATAATCTTACACTGTGGACCTCAGATTTGCCTGAAGAAGGAG GTGAGCAATCTAAAGTTGATGAACCTCGGGCAGAG AGTTGA
- the LOC115749829 gene encoding pimeloyl-[acyl-carrier protein] methyl ester esterase has product MSRRCFSLTESRNWCYRSAFAKSGLRSAVTNLRDGTVVHCWVPKARSPAKPDLLLIHGLGANALWQWADVLPHLSPYFNLFVPDLLFFGDSFTSRPDRCDSFQAQCLMRVMEAHSVRRLSLVGMSYGGFVGYSMAAQSMEEGAAVVVERVVICSAAVCIEGRDLKEGVLSVNDLEEAARILVPQTPARLRELMGYTLSRHPPLGLIPSCLLSDFIDAMCADYIEEKRDLVRAILRNRKISEIPKLTQPTLIIWGEHDHIFPLELGHRLKRHIGDNAHLVVIKDTGHAFNVEKPKEFHNLLKTFLVDLLPPPASSLPDSESEKCTTEKRGSDDGSDPKTKTTASTKAPSQA; this is encoded by the exons ATGTCCCGCCGGTGCTTCAGCCTCACGGAATCCAGGAACTGGTGCTACCGCTCCGCATTCGCCAAGTCGGGCCTCCGGTCCGCCGTGACCAACCTCCGCGACGGCACCGTCGTCCACTGCTGGGTCCCCAAGGCCCGCTCCCCAGCCAAGCCCGACCTCCTCCTCATCCACGGCCTCGGCGCCAACGCCCTCTGGCAGTGGGCCGACGTCCTCCCCCACCTCTCCCCCTACTTCAACCTCTTCGTCCCCGACCTCCTCTTCTTCGGCGACTCCTTCACCTCCCGCCCCGATCGTTGCGACTCCTTCCAG GCACAGTGCCTGATGCGGGTCATGGAGGCCCACTCGGTGCGGCGGCTGAGCCTCGTGGGGATGAGCTACGGGGGTTTTGTAGGGTACAGCATGGCCGCGCAGTCCATGGAGGAGGGGGCGGCAGTGGTGGTGGAGAGGGTGGTGATATGCTCTGCTGCCGTGTGCATAGAGGGGAGGGACTTGAAGGAGGGAGTGTTGAGCGTGAACGACCTGGAGGAGGCGGCGAGGATCCTCGTGCCGCAGACGCCGGCGAGGCTTAGGGAGCTGATGGGCTACACGCTCTCCCGGCATCCTCCTCTCGGGCTGATTCCTTCTTGCTTGCTCAGTGATTTCATTGAT GCAATGTGCGCTGATTACATCGAAGAGAAGAGAGACTTGGTTCGAGCCATTCTAAGAAATCGTAAAATCTCCGAAATCCCGAAACTCACCCAG CCCACATTGATAATCTGGGGAGAGCACGACCACATCTTCCCATTAGAGCTGGGTCACAGGCTCAAGAG GCATATAGGAGACAATGCGCATCTCGTGGTCATCAAGGATACGGGACACGCCTTCAACGTGGAGAAACCAAAAGAGTTCCACAACCTTTTGAAGACGTTCCTCGTCGATCTGCTGCCTCCTCCAGCAAGCTCATTGCCGGATTCTGAAAGTGAGAAATGCACTACAGAAAAGAGAGGAAGCGATGATGGTAGTGATCCGAAGACAAAGACGACAGCCTCTACCAAGGCTCCTTCACAAGCATAA
- the LOC115749849 gene encoding probable protein phosphatase 2C 9 isoform X2, with the protein MLFQFSGVQSSASGKGRNIEGLIKYGFSLVKGKANHPMEDYHVAKFMQKKGHELGLFAIYDGHLGDRVPMYLQKHLFSNILKEEEFWVDPNRCISKAYERTDQAILSSSSDLGRGGSTAVTAILINGHELLVANVGDSRAVLSRGGQALQMSIDHEPNTERGSIEHRGGFVSNMPGDVPRVNGQLAVSRAFGDKSLKLHLRSDPDIKTISVDVNTDVLILASDGLWKVMSNQEAVDIARSIKDPEKAAKELTAEALRRDSRDDISCVVVRFRG; encoded by the exons ATGCTGTTTCAATTCTCAG GAGTTCAATCCTCTGCTTCTGGTAAAGGAAGAAACATTGAGGGGCTGATCAAGTATGGTTTCAGCCTAGTAAAAGGGAAAGCCAATCATCCCATGGAGGACTATCATGTTGCCAAGTTCATGCAAAAGAAAGGGCATGAGTTAGGGCTGTTTGCTATTTATGATGGCCATTTGGGGGACAGGGTCCCAATGTACCTGCAAAAGCATTTGTTTTCCAACATTTTAAAGGAG GAAGAGTTCTGGGTCGACCCTAATAGGTGCATTTCAAAAGCTTATGAGAGGACAGACCAGGCGATTCTCTCCAGTAGTTCTGACTTGGGACGTGGTGGTTCGACTGCTGTGACGGCAATATTGATAAATGGCCACGAACTATTGGTTGCTAATGTTGGAGATTCACGGGCAGTTCTCTCAAGAGGGGGTCAAGCTCTACAGATGAGTATCGATCATGAACCCAACACGGAAAGAGGGAGCATTGAGCATAGAGGTGGCTTTGTCTCGAATATGCCAG GGGATGTCCCTAGAGTTAACGGACAGCTGGCAGTTTCTCGTGCTTTTGGAGACAAGAGCCTGAAGTTACATTTACGCTCAGACCCTGACATCAAAACCATCAGTGTGGATGTCAATACGGATGTATTAATCCTTGCAAGTGATGGTCTTTGGAAG GTGATGAGTAATCAAGAGGCAGTTGATATTGCTAGAAGTATCAAAGATCCAGAAAAGGCAGCTAAAGAGCTGACTGCAGAAGCTTTGAGAAGGGACAGCCGAGATGATATATCTTGTGTAGTCGTGAGATTCAGAGGATGA
- the LOC115749849 gene encoding probable protein phosphatase 2C 10 isoform X1 produces the protein MARLCCFNSQHAGVQSSASGKGRNIEGLIKYGFSLVKGKANHPMEDYHVAKFMQKKGHELGLFAIYDGHLGDRVPMYLQKHLFSNILKEEEFWVDPNRCISKAYERTDQAILSSSSDLGRGGSTAVTAILINGHELLVANVGDSRAVLSRGGQALQMSIDHEPNTERGSIEHRGGFVSNMPGDVPRVNGQLAVSRAFGDKSLKLHLRSDPDIKTISVDVNTDVLILASDGLWKVMSNQEAVDIARSIKDPEKAAKELTAEALRRDSRDDISCVVVRFRG, from the exons ATGGCGAGGTTATGCTGTTTCAATTCTCAG CATGCTGGAGTTCAATCCTCTGCTTCTGGTAAAGGAAGAAACATTGAGGGGCTGATCAAGTATGGTTTCAGCCTAGTAAAAGGGAAAGCCAATCATCCCATGGAGGACTATCATGTTGCCAAGTTCATGCAAAAGAAAGGGCATGAGTTAGGGCTGTTTGCTATTTATGATGGCCATTTGGGGGACAGGGTCCCAATGTACCTGCAAAAGCATTTGTTTTCCAACATTTTAAAGGAG GAAGAGTTCTGGGTCGACCCTAATAGGTGCATTTCAAAAGCTTATGAGAGGACAGACCAGGCGATTCTCTCCAGTAGTTCTGACTTGGGACGTGGTGGTTCGACTGCTGTGACGGCAATATTGATAAATGGCCACGAACTATTGGTTGCTAATGTTGGAGATTCACGGGCAGTTCTCTCAAGAGGGGGTCAAGCTCTACAGATGAGTATCGATCATGAACCCAACACGGAAAGAGGGAGCATTGAGCATAGAGGTGGCTTTGTCTCGAATATGCCAG GGGATGTCCCTAGAGTTAACGGACAGCTGGCAGTTTCTCGTGCTTTTGGAGACAAGAGCCTGAAGTTACATTTACGCTCAGACCCTGACATCAAAACCATCAGTGTGGATGTCAATACGGATGTATTAATCCTTGCAAGTGATGGTCTTTGGAAG GTGATGAGTAATCAAGAGGCAGTTGATATTGCTAGAAGTATCAAAGATCCAGAAAAGGCAGCTAAAGAGCTGACTGCAGAAGCTTTGAGAAGGGACAGCCGAGATGATATATCTTGTGTAGTCGTGAGATTCAGAGGATGA